In a single window of the Gloeocapsa sp. DLM2.Bin57 genome:
- the argF gene encoding ornithine carbamoyltransferase, whose amino-acid sequence METIDNFRGRDLLSIADLTNQEIEQLLTLATQLKDGSIKPQCQKVLGLLFYKASTRTRVSFSVAMYQLGGQVIDLNPSVTQVGRGEPIADTARVLDRYLDILAVRTFNQEDLETFANYANIPIINALSDLEHPCQILADLLTIQECFGSYKGLTLSYFGDGNNVAHSLLLAGAIVGLNVRLATPKTHLPDPNLVAQAENLKQSGTEITITEDPEIAVKGAHVIYTDVWASMGQEADAQARIPIFSPYQVNETLLSQADSEAIVLHCLPAHREEEITTGVLEGQQSRVWQQAENRMHAQKALLLSLLGID is encoded by the coding sequence ATGGAAACAATAGATAACTTTCGGGGTAGAGACTTACTGAGTATCGCTGATTTAACTAATCAAGAAATAGAACAACTACTAACCCTAGCTACCCAACTCAAAGACGGAAGCATCAAACCACAATGTCAAAAAGTTCTAGGGTTACTCTTCTATAAAGCTTCTACCCGTACCCGCGTTTCCTTTAGCGTAGCTATGTATCAACTTGGTGGACAAGTAATTGACCTTAACCCTAGTGTAACTCAAGTAGGTAGAGGAGAACCCATAGCAGATACCGCTAGAGTCTTAGATCGCTATCTCGATATACTCGCAGTTCGTACCTTTAACCAAGAAGACTTGGAAACCTTCGCTAATTATGCCAATATTCCTATAATTAATGCTCTCAGTGATTTAGAACATCCCTGTCAAATACTCGCTGATTTATTAACTATACAAGAATGTTTTGGCAGTTATAAGGGTTTAACCCTGAGTTATTTTGGTGATGGTAACAACGTTGCCCACTCCTTATTATTAGCAGGAGCGATCGTTGGTCTGAATGTACGTCTAGCTACCCCTAAAACCCATTTACCCGATCCTAATCTAGTCGCACAAGCAGAAAATCTCAAACAAAGTGGGACAGAAATTACCATCACCGAAGATCCCGAGATAGCAGTGAAAGGTGCTCACGTAATCTATACTGATGTGTGGGCGAGTATGGGACAAGAAGCAGACGCTCAAGCGAGAATACCTATTTTTAGTCCTTACCAGGTCAACGAAACCCTTTTAAGTCAAGCAGACTCAGAAGCGATAGTACTACATTGTCTCCCCGCCCATCGTGAAGAAGAAATTACCACAGGGGTATTAGAAGGTCAACAATCCCGAGTTTGGCAACAAGCAGAAAACCGTATGCACGCTCAAAAAGCCCTACTCTTAAGCTTGTTGGGTATTGATTGA
- a CDS encoding aldo/keto reductase yields the protein MKYRRFGRTNLVLSVFSLGTMRCLASETQFQQTVNAAIAKGINHIETARGYGKSEEYLGKTLKTLPRDKIYITTKIPPIPAPEMATAIAESLQRLQLDYIDCLAIHGVNTQEHLELITSRDGCLKPIQQAIAAGKIRHLGFSTHGSVELITATINTNLFAFVNLHYYYFWQRNQAIIELAKSKDLGIFIISPGDKGGRLYQPSSTLVNLCKPFTPLELSYRFLLSNPAITTLSVGPANPSELDNPLTVANQDYPLTPGEKEILAKLDTHLRQELATDYCSQCYQCLPCPETINIPEILRLRNLAIGYDMTDYGQYRYAMLENAGHWFPGQKGNRCTSCGDCLPRCPEKLDIPKLLLDTHNRLNGPNRRRLWED from the coding sequence ATGAAATATAGACGTTTTGGACGTACCAATCTGGTTTTATCGGTGTTTTCCCTGGGAACAATGCGTTGTTTAGCTTCAGAAACTCAATTCCAACAAACCGTTAACGCAGCAATTGCTAAGGGAATTAACCACATTGAAACCGCTAGAGGTTATGGTAAAAGTGAGGAGTATTTAGGTAAAACTCTGAAAACTTTACCTAGAGATAAAATATACATTACTACTAAAATACCTCCGATTCCTGCCCCAGAAATGGCAACAGCGATCGCAGAGTCATTACAGCGATTGCAGTTAGACTATATAGATTGTCTAGCAATTCATGGAGTCAATACTCAAGAACATCTAGAATTAATAACTTCTAGGGATGGTTGTTTAAAACCGATTCAACAGGCGATCGCCGCAGGTAAAATTAGACATTTGGGTTTTTCTACCCATGGAAGTGTAGAGTTAATCACCGCTACCATCAATACCAATCTGTTTGCATTCGTTAATTTACATTACTATTATTTTTGGCAACGTAATCAAGCAATCATCGAACTAGCTAAAAGTAAAGACTTAGGAATATTTATTATTTCACCAGGGGATAAAGGAGGACGTCTCTATCAACCCTCTTCAACTCTCGTTAATCTCTGTAAACCATTTACCCCCCTAGAATTAAGTTATCGCTTCTTACTCAGTAATCCTGCTATTACTACTTTAAGTGTAGGACCTGCTAACCCTAGTGAGTTAGATAATCCCTTAACTGTCGCTAATCAGGATTATCCTCTTACTCCTGGGGAAAAAGAGATATTAGCAAAGCTAGACACTCATTTAAGACAAGAATTAGCTACAGATTATTGTTCTCAATGTTATCAATGTCTCCCTTGTCCAGAAACAATTAATATCCCAGAAATTCTGCGGTTACGCAATCTGGCTATTGGTTATGACATGACAGACTACGGTCAATATCGTTATGCTATGTTAGAAAACGCAGGTCACTGGTTTCCAGGTCAAAAAGGGAATCGTTGTACAAGTTGTGGAGATTGTCTCCCTCGTTGTCCAGAAAAACTCGATATTCCTAAACTGTTATTAGATACTCACAACCGTTTAAATGGTCCTAATCGTCGTCGTCTCTGGGAAGATTGA
- a CDS encoding glycosyltransferase, which produces MNILETYAQLAGEEVVTQLQQLAKPLQGKEIVHVNSTAVGGGVAEILTKLVPLMRELNLNVSWDVIKGDDGFFQCTKSMHNALQGDEVPISQSLLKHYEEVNASNAEQLRSKLEGADFVFIHDPQPAPLLKYCPQRKGKWIWRCHIDASHPYRPVWKFLRPFLTDYDASIFSLAAFARSLPHPEYIIPPSIDPLSEKNIDLAPAEIEEVCDRFSLDRKRPLIVQVSRFDRFKDPVGVICAYRLTTKYVPSLQLVLVGGTATDDPEGKIVIEEVKMAAQDDPDIKILLLPPDAHKTINALQRAADIILQKSTKEGFGLTVTEGMWKGKPVIGGNTGGIRLQVIDYHTGFLVNTPEGAALRMRYLLPQPDKIEEMGKKAKAFVRDNFLMTRQLREYLTLMVALLHGDTNRIELESTL; this is translated from the coding sequence ATGAATATATTGGAAACCTATGCTCAACTAGCAGGAGAAGAAGTTGTTACCCAATTACAACAATTAGCTAAACCTTTACAAGGAAAAGAGATAGTCCACGTTAATTCTACCGCGGTAGGAGGAGGTGTCGCTGAAATTCTGACCAAACTAGTTCCCTTAATGCGTGAGTTAAATCTTAATGTCTCTTGGGATGTAATCAAGGGTGATGATGGATTTTTCCAGTGCACTAAGAGTATGCACAATGCTTTACAAGGTGACGAAGTACCGATTAGTCAGTCTTTATTAAAACACTATGAGGAAGTAAATGCTAGTAATGCAGAACAATTGCGTTCTAAACTAGAAGGGGCTGATTTTGTTTTTATTCATGACCCCCAACCGGCACCTTTACTCAAATATTGTCCTCAACGCAAGGGTAAATGGATTTGGCGTTGTCATATTGATGCTAGTCATCCCTATCGCCCTGTATGGAAGTTTCTCCGCCCTTTTTTAACCGATTATGACGCGAGTATTTTTTCTCTGGCTGCTTTTGCTAGATCTTTACCCCATCCAGAATATATTATCCCTCCCAGCATAGACCCTTTAAGTGAGAAAAATATTGATTTAGCTCCCGCGGAAATTGAGGAAGTTTGCGATCGCTTTTCTTTAGATAGAAAAAGACCTTTGATTGTCCAAGTATCTCGTTTCGATCGCTTTAAAGATCCTGTGGGGGTTATTTGTGCTTATCGTCTAACGACTAAATACGTTCCTTCTTTACAATTAGTTTTGGTTGGTGGCACTGCGACAGATGACCCTGAGGGTAAAATCGTTATTGAAGAGGTAAAAATGGCAGCTCAAGACGATCCTGATATTAAGATACTCTTACTCCCTCCTGATGCGCATAAAACCATTAACGCATTACAAAGAGCCGCAGATATTATCTTGCAAAAATCCACTAAAGAAGGTTTTGGCTTAACAGTAACCGAAGGAATGTGGAAGGGTAAACCAGTGATAGGTGGTAATACAGGTGGGATTAGGTTGCAGGTTATTGACTATCATACGGGTTTTTTAGTTAATACCCCTGAAGGTGCTGCATTACGTATGCGCTATCTCTTGCCACAACCCGATAAAATTGAGGAAATGGGTAAAAAAGCTAAAGCATTTGTGCGGGATAATTTCTTAATGACTAGACAGTTAAGAGAATATTTGACTTTGATGGTAGCGCTACTTCATGGTGATACCAATAGAATTGAGTTAGAATCCACCCTTTAA
- a CDS encoding stress response protein, which produces MVELKAKITLDQKGEQAFISIKQLLVKLTWTASVDLDLMAFYEAKDGRTGGVISDNYPGGTLGNLNEFPYMQLSGDEGVGAQGGDNEEVIRISRLDDLATVYICTINYTDAIEKKESSFSQYDGGVIVIDEKGDSIAIPLNSDEPGHVAVIAKIDNTSPIGAKLSNENRIISLDTFAATIPGSHVIVG; this is translated from the coding sequence ATGGTAGAACTAAAAGCTAAAATTACTCTAGACCAAAAAGGGGAACAAGCCTTTATCTCCATTAAACAATTACTAGTTAAATTAACCTGGACAGCTAGTGTAGATTTAGACTTAATGGCTTTTTATGAAGCTAAAGATGGTCGCACAGGTGGAGTAATTTCTGACAATTACCCTGGGGGCACTTTAGGTAACTTAAACGAATTTCCCTATATGCAGCTTAGTGGAGACGAAGGAGTAGGGGCCCAAGGAGGAGATAACGAAGAAGTAATCAGAATTAGTCGTCTTGATGATCTCGCCACTGTTTATATTTGCACCATTAACTATACCGACGCTATAGAAAAAAAAGAGTCATCCTTTAGTCAATACGACGGAGGAGTAATCGTTATTGATGAAAAAGGCGATAGTATAGCGATTCCCCTCAATTCAGACGAACCAGGTCACGTAGCAGTAATCGCTAAAATAGACAATACCAGTCCCATTGGGGCAAAATTAAGCAACGAAAACAGAATAATTAGTCTAGATACTTTTGCCGCGACTATACCAGGTTCACACGTAATTGTAGGTTAA
- a CDS encoding cupin domain-containing protein, translating into MSELTETPENPTRTPPWGTVTLLEEGPNYRINRIVINPGHHISTQMHYHRSEHWIVVAGTAKVICNQQETLLMQKQSTYVPMNTPHRVENPGVIPVVMIEVQNGEYLGDDDIIRFGDQEPSEILK; encoded by the coding sequence ATGAGTGAGTTAACCGAAACCCCAGAAAACCCGACGAGAACTCCTCCTTGGGGAACAGTCACTCTGTTAGAAGAAGGACCAAATTATCGGATTAATCGTATTGTTATTAACCCTGGTCACCACATTAGTACTCAAATGCACTATCATCGTAGTGAACATTGGATTGTTGTAGCGGGTACAGCTAAAGTTATTTGTAACCAGCAAGAAACCTTATTAATGCAAAAACAATCTACCTATGTTCCCATGAATACACCCCATCGGGTGGAAAATCCTGGAGTAATTCCCGTGGTGATGATTGAGGTACAAAATGGTGAATATCTTGGTGATGATGACATTATTCGTTTCGGTGATCAAGAACCAAGTGAAATACTTAAATAG
- a CDS encoding DUF4359 domain-containing protein, whose protein sequence is MQGSQLIFKGGVITLGILGGLLLVTNPGQKNYEDYAATSLSTYLKQDFCQKANGQGGDFLVTQCKSLVDIARPQLDEFIATKTERSNFFLFSIYETNISLFDPLPSYRFQTVGFLQQFYTYNHEKL, encoded by the coding sequence ATGCAAGGTTCACAATTAATTTTTAAAGGTGGTGTGATTACTCTAGGAATCTTAGGGGGATTGTTACTAGTGACCAATCCTGGACAAAAAAACTATGAAGATTATGCAGCTACTAGCTTAAGTACTTATCTGAAACAAGATTTTTGTCAAAAAGCCAATGGTCAAGGGGGAGACTTTTTAGTAACACAATGCAAATCTTTAGTAGATATAGCTCGTCCTCAACTAGACGAATTTATCGCTACTAAAACCGAAAGAAGTAATTTTTTCCTCTTTAGTATCTATGAAACTAATATCTCGCTTTTTGATCCTTTACCTAGCTATCGTTTTCAAACAGTAGGATTTTTGCAACAATTTTATACTTATAATCATGAAAAACTTTAG
- a CDS encoding bifunctional nuclease family protein, translating into MIEMKVAGIALDAVTRSPIVLLKDSLDRRALPIYIGQEQAKAIIAALEGQKPPRPLTHDLMNNIFEAWSLELSKIIIHSLQDNTFYAVLCLQQGEVKKEIDCRPSDAIAIALRTDSPIWVMEEVVADASIPVDRDADEEERKAFKEFLSNLSPEDLIKNRGVEPNNDS; encoded by the coding sequence ATGATTGAGATGAAAGTTGCTGGAATTGCCTTAGATGCTGTTACCCGTAGTCCCATTGTACTATTAAAAGATAGCTTAGATCGTCGCGCTTTACCTATATATATAGGACAAGAACAAGCTAAGGCGATTATCGCTGCTTTAGAGGGACAAAAACCACCACGTCCCTTGACTCATGATTTAATGAATAATATCTTTGAAGCTTGGTCTCTAGAACTCTCTAAAATTATTATTCATTCTTTACAAGATAATACGTTTTACGCGGTTCTCTGTCTCCAACAAGGAGAGGTTAAAAAAGAAATCGATTGTCGTCCCAGTGATGCGATCGCCATAGCTTTACGTACAGATAGTCCAATTTGGGTAATGGAAGAGGTTGTCGCTGATGCGTCTATACCAGTAGATAGAGATGCAGATGAGGAAGAGAGAAAAGCATTTAAAGAGTTTCTCTCTAATTTGAGTCCCGAAGATTTAATTAAAAATAGGGGGGTTGAACCAAATAACGATAGCTAG
- a CDS encoding Uma2 family endonuclease gives MQDLSKWSIQDYHLMIDSGIFNNRRVELLEGEIREMSPESPLHRFINDQIAEYLRELLRGQAKVFEAQTITLNYSEPEPDLSIVRLPNSNYLTRHPYPEDIYWLIEIANTTLEQDLGRKKKIYANAGIKEYWLINLITKIVIVFREPSEDDYKNQYRVTEGTISPIAFPNLEIKVTRMISS, from the coding sequence ATGCAAGATCTAAGTAAATGGTCGATTCAAGATTATCACCTGATGATAGACAGTGGAATTTTCAACAATCGGCGAGTAGAATTACTAGAAGGGGAAATAAGGGAAATGAGTCCTGAAAGCCCATTACATCGGTTTATTAACGATCAAATAGCGGAATATTTGCGAGAATTATTACGGGGTCAAGCCAAAGTTTTTGAAGCTCAGACAATTACACTTAATTACTCTGAACCTGAACCTGACCTAAGTATAGTTCGTCTTCCTAATAGCAATTATTTGACTCGACATCCCTACCCCGAGGATATTTACTGGTTAATAGAAATAGCTAATACTACTCTTGAACAAGATTTAGGGAGAAAGAAAAAAATCTATGCTAATGCAGGTATTAAGGAATATTGGCTAATTAATTTAATTACAAAAATAGTCATTGTGTTTAGAGAACCTTCAGAAGATGATTATAAAAACCAGTATAGGGTTACTGAAGGAACAATTTCCCCGATCGCTTTCCCCAATCTTGAGATTAAAGTAACGAGAATGATTAGCTCTTAA
- a CDS encoding DMT family transporter, translating to MITYIGVIAALSAAFLWAASSTVYSLLGLKIPPLKLNLYKGLIAIALILITLVITNNLELAVEFSTLGWLIISGVIGIGLGDTAYFLALKHNGPRKTLLLETLSPPLAGGLAWLYLGETLTIRAWSGIILTVLGVCWVISEKTQDSYNPLQKPKLGIMWGILAAISQATAAVISRYALVESGIAPLNSTLIRLIGGTIIIVPLLLLFSPPRVNIKPETTTNQGKTFLILVATAFASTYLGIWLQQTALKYTPTGIATTLLATSPLFILPIAKIRGEKISFRAILGVLIALVGIANLG from the coding sequence ATGATTACTTATATAGGTGTTATAGCAGCTTTAAGCGCTGCTTTTCTTTGGGCTGCATCCTCCACTGTTTATAGCTTGTTAGGGTTAAAAATACCCCCGTTAAAACTTAATCTCTATAAAGGGTTAATCGCGATCGCCCTCATTTTAATTACTCTAGTAATCACCAATAATCTAGAATTGGCTGTAGAATTTTCAACCCTGGGTTGGTTAATTATTTCTGGTGTTATTGGAATCGGATTAGGAGATACAGCCTATTTTTTAGCACTGAAACACAATGGACCTCGCAAAACCCTACTATTAGAGACTCTCTCACCACCATTAGCAGGAGGTTTAGCCTGGCTATATTTAGGGGAAACGCTGACTATACGCGCTTGGTCTGGTATTATCTTAACCGTATTAGGAGTATGCTGGGTAATTAGTGAAAAAACCCAAGATAGCTATAATCCCCTGCAAAAACCAAAACTAGGTATTATGTGGGGTATTTTAGCTGCTATTTCTCAAGCAACCGCTGCGGTAATTTCTCGTTACGCATTAGTAGAGTCAGGAATTGCACCCTTAAACAGTACTTTAATCAGACTAATTGGTGGAACTATAATCATTGTTCCCTTATTACTGTTATTCTCTCCACCAAGGGTTAATATCAAACCAGAAACAACTACCAATCAAGGAAAAACATTTTTAATTTTAGTAGCTACCGCTTTTGCGAGTACTTATCTAGGAATTTGGTTACAACAAACCGCTTTAAAATATACTCCTACGGGAATAGCAACCACTCTCTTAGCCACTAGTCCTTTATTTATTCTACCTATAGCCAAAATCAGGGGGGAAAAAATCAGTTTTCGGGCTATTCTAGGTGTACTTATTGCGCTGGTTGGTATCGCTAATCTGGGATAA
- a CDS encoding stress response protein → MAELKAKVTLKKKGEEAYLSVKQLVVSLKWTAAIDLDLMAFYQTKDGKQGAVFSSNYAGGNMGSLNSFPYIQLSEDSGVGAQAGENQEIIRISKLDDMAQVYICAVNFTDAVANRPHSFAEYDAHVLLVDDRGESVAVPLDSTTPGTVAIIAKIDNTGFMGAKLINENQVLDLNSFQNQIPGANTLKLSSKIVLNKKGDSVQLKPKVGGSLGELLINLNWHQTKVTSQPQGGLLSKMFSTGNNETGIDLDLGCLYELTTGEKGAIQALGNCFGDFDQPPYILHCGDDRTGSWSEGENLRINGEKIAQIKRILIYAFIYEGIANWSQADGVFTLKQPGNPEIIVNLDEHRNNISMCAIALLENVGNTFSVQKVVQYFSGHPEMDRAFNWGLKWTPGRK, encoded by the coding sequence ATGGCAGAACTTAAAGCAAAAGTAACCCTTAAAAAAAAGGGAGAAGAAGCCTACTTATCCGTCAAACAACTAGTAGTCTCTCTAAAATGGACAGCTGCAATAGATTTAGACTTAATGGCTTTTTACCAAACCAAAGACGGTAAACAAGGTGCAGTTTTTTCTAGTAACTACGCAGGAGGAAATATGGGGAGTCTGAATAGTTTCCCCTATATCCAACTTAGCGAAGACTCAGGAGTAGGTGCACAAGCGGGAGAAAACCAAGAAATTATCCGCATCAGTAAACTAGATGACATGGCTCAAGTATATATCTGTGCCGTCAATTTTACCGACGCGGTCGCCAATCGTCCCCATTCCTTCGCTGAATACGATGCCCATGTCTTACTAGTGGACGATCGCGGTGAATCAGTAGCAGTCCCCCTAGACTCAACTACCCCAGGTACAGTAGCTATAATCGCTAAGATTGATAATACAGGTTTTATGGGTGCAAAACTAATTAATGAAAACCAGGTCTTAGATTTAAATAGTTTTCAGAATCAAATACCCGGTGCAAATACCCTCAAACTCTCTTCCAAAATAGTCCTCAACAAAAAAGGAGACTCAGTCCAACTTAAACCTAAAGTAGGCGGTAGTTTGGGAGAATTGTTAATTAACCTTAATTGGCATCAAACCAAAGTTACCTCACAACCGCAAGGAGGTTTGCTGAGCAAAATGTTTAGTACAGGTAACAATGAAACAGGAATTGACCTGGATTTAGGTTGCTTGTACGAACTAACTACAGGGGAAAAAGGAGCAATTCAAGCTTTAGGTAATTGTTTTGGAGACTTTGATCAACCTCCCTATATTTTACATTGTGGAGACGATCGCACAGGCTCATGGTCAGAAGGAGAAAACCTACGGATTAATGGGGAAAAAATAGCCCAAATTAAACGTATCTTGATTTATGCTTTCATCTATGAAGGTATCGCTAATTGGTCTCAAGCCGATGGAGTTTTTACTCTCAAACAACCAGGTAATCCCGAGATTATCGTTAATCTTGACGAACATCGTAATAATATCAGTATGTGCGCGATCGCCTTATTAGAAAACGTGGGTAACACTTTTAGTGTTCAGAAAGTCGTGCAATATTTTTCAGGTCATCCTGAAATGGATCGAGCCTTTAATTGGGGTTTAAAATGGACACCAGGTAGAAAGTAA